TTGGGGTCCACCATGTTGCGCAGAACCATCACTGTGGACTGTGGGGGGGGACAGCTGAGAGCTGTGGCTGGctggcccgccccgccccgccccgccccgccggtcCCGGCTGCCCACCTCCTGCTTGCGGAGCAGCTTCTGCATCACCATGTGGCGGGCGCTGCTGCCAGAGATGCTCATGTGCTCCTGCTCGCTCAGCATCTCTGGCCGCTCCGACTCGGGAaacagctcctcctcctccttctctttcttgggCTCCAGGAGACCGAGTGTCGGAGGGCTGGCCAGGATGGGGTTCACCACTCCCACAGAGGGGATGGTGACCGGAATGGGAGGCCTGGCCGGGGTCACACCTGCAGCAAACCCACCAGGTCCAGCAGtcactccccccacctccaccattcCCAGGAAGGAGCACAGCACCGCTGAGCGTGGCTGAACTGCCCGGGGCACAGGGGACTAAGGAAGCTCATTAAGGGCAGCTGAAGGCATCAAGcccagaggagggggcaggggaaggagggaaaccTCGACCCACCCAGGCTCACCTGTGATAACTCCCGGGGCCTGGGCGGCCATGACAGCCTGGGGTAGAGCCCCCAGGGGCTGGGCCAGAGTCAGGGCAGGGGACACCAGTCCAGGTGTGGCTAGAGTACCCAGTACCGCTGCTCCAGCCACTGCTTCCTGCAACCAAGGCCACTGTGCTTAGTCCCCGGTCTGGCTGCCTCCACTCAAGACCAAAGAGCCAGTCCGCACAGGATCAGGGGGGCCTGGTGCCCACCACCAAACCCACACAATTCCACCAGCCCTTACCTGAGCCGTAATCTTGGCTGTGGCTGCAGCTGCGGCCACAGCAGCAGCAGGCGGGAGGCCTCCAGGTGTGGCAGGTGTAAGCAGGGGCATAGGGGGTGTGACAGCCTTGCCCACCCGCAAGTACTGGCCACCCAGATCAAAAAGGTTCATGGAAGACACGGCATCCTGGGACGACTGGGCCTTCTCATATTCTGCAGAGCAGGAGCGGCAGTGAGGGCCAGCCACGGTGTCGGGTGGGCTTCACTGCCACCCCGCCTCCCCAAGCTCACCAATGAAGCCATAGCCCTTGTGCTTGCCAGTCGTGGGGTCCCGAGCCAGTGTGCAAGATTTGATCTTGCCGAAGGCCTCAAACACACTCTTGATGTCGTCGTCCGAGAGGTCCTGGTGCACAGAAGCCACGTAGATGCGGTTGAAGGCTCGCGCCTCCTCGGCCAGCTGGTCTATGATGGGCTGGGCCTGCCCTATGTTGCTGGGTCTGCCCAcctgggggagaggcagggacgAAGAGTGCCCAGTCAGCCTAGGCCGGCTCGCTGCAGGCTCCTGGAGGGGCTGCTCTACATCTGCGCACAGAGCACAGCCGGCCGCGCGCGAGCCGGCCCCGAGGCCCGCCCCCGGCCTCACCTTGATGTTCCTGCCGCCCAGCATCACGGAGTTCATCTGCTCCAAGGCCAGCTGCGCGGCCTCCGGGACCTCGTACTCCACAAACGCAAAGCCCTGCACGCGGGAACACGCCGTTAGGCTCGGAGAGCCCAGGGGTGGGACAAGGCAGGGCGGACGGAGCCTCACCTTGTGCTTCATGGTGACGGAGTCCCAGGACATGTCAATGCTCTTGATGGGTCCAAAGGGGGCAAAGGCCTGGCGAATGGTGTCCTCCCCCAGCTCGTAGTAGATGGAGCCCACGTAGACCCGGCACATGATGGCCAGTGCCCGCTGTCGCTGAGCTGCCATCTGGAGCAGGACACAAGGGGAGAGAGAGCCACTGGCTTgtgagggggtggtgggaggCTGGGCAGCCCATTCCCCTCCTGGCCCACCCACCCGGCTCCGCTTGGGGAGGGCTCCCCACACGGCAGCGTGGTGCAGGCTCAGCCCCTGCAGTCAGGGTGGTGGGGGTCGGCAGGACCCCACCCCCAGGAAAGAAAGGCAGGCCTGGAGGCAGGAAACGGACGCACCCCGGCCCACCCAGGTCCCGGGCAGACTGACAGCGAAGCTGACAGGTGGTCGCAAGGCAGGGCCGCAAGCCCTCCAGTCTGGGGCCGGGCACCCGGGTGGGCTGAGAGGTCCTCCCAGGTTCCTGGCCGTGCACTCcgacagagagggaagggggagccgCCAGGCTGCAGGGACCCACTGGGGTGGAGGCGAGAGAGGGGACAGAAGACAGGGCAGCTACCGCCCAGAAGAGCCCccggggaggaggtgaggagccCAGACGGGGCTCCCCGGAGAGAAGACGACCAGCAGCTGCTCGCACAGGGCCCCAGGGCCTGAACCCTCACAAAAAAGGGCTGCTACTCCCGGGGAACAGCAAGAGGTGGCAGAGCCGCCAAAAGGAGAAGCCCCTGGGCTCTGCTTGGGCAGACACACCGCCTCCACGCTGGGGCGAGCCTGGCAGTTGTGCCGAGGGACCTCCCCATTCCCTCAAGGAGACAGTTCCCACCCTGCCACCTCACATGACATGCCTGGTAGGGAGGGTCCTAGAGCCACACGCCATGGGCCACTGGGAGGAGCTGGGCCCAGGGAGGAGACCACAGGCCCAGGGCAGGCAAAGGAGACGGGGCCCTGGCTCTAGCCCCTCAACAGGGGAGCCCCACACCTTCACGAGGTTCCCCATAACCAGAGGCCAGCTTCTTTTAGATACATCAACTGGCCTAGAACAGGCCGGGCTCCCCGTCCCTCAGAAAGGGGCCTACAAATAAGGTCCACATCTCCCCCAGACTAGAATTCCCCCCCAAAATGGGACTCCCCTCCTCAAACTATGCTCTCAACAAACAGGCCTCAGGCTCCCTGCTGAGACCAaggaccccccccaaaaaagtagtATTATGTCCCCTCTCGCACCAGGCGCCCCAGACATGAAACCAGCTGCCCCTCAGGTCAAAGTTCTCCAAGATAGGAGCACGTCTCCTCTTCAGTGTGGGCTCCCCAACAGCAGGTGTGCCAAGAGCCCTCTCCCTGACCGGTCCCCACAGACAGACGCTTCCTAGAGAGGACACAGCGACTGTCTGGCCCCCGAGGTCAGGACTGCGTCTCCCCTGCGAGAGTGGCACGCCCAGGGATGACCCCCAGAGAAGGCCACGTTTCCCCCTCAGATTCCCCAGAGGGGcctggcctcctcctcagcctgcCTCTGGGGGATGGAGGGGCTTCTCCTTCCCAGACTCCTGCTGACAGCAGCCAGGGCCATGGCCACCGCCTCTGCCTGCTCCCTGGCCCCCTCTGACCACAGCCTCTGCCTGCTCCCTGGCCGCGTGGCCTCCGCCCCTTGCTGACAGCCAGGCCCGAGGCCCAGTCCTTGTCCTTCCCTCTCTCATTTGCTTGggtccccccagccccccaccccatccatccGTCCTCCCTCCAGGGTTTGATGGGGCCATGAGTTAAGAGCCTTCTCTCCTCGGAGGCCTGACCCCAAGCC
This DNA window, taken from Eubalaena glacialis isolate mEubGla1 chromosome 17, mEubGla1.1.hap2.+ XY, whole genome shotgun sequence, encodes the following:
- the PUF60 gene encoding poly(U)-binding-splicing factor PUF60 isoform X3 translates to MATATIALGTDSIKMENGQSTAAKLGLPPLTPEQQEALQKAKKYAMEQSIKSVLVKQTIAHQQQQLTNLQMAAVTMGFGDPLSPLQSMAAQRQRALAIMCRVYVGSIYYELGEDTIRQAFAPFGPIKSIDMSWDSVTMKHKGFAFVEYEVPEAAQLALEQMNSVMLGGRNIKVGRPSNIGQAQPIIDQLAEEARAFNRIYVASVHQDLSDDDIKSVFEAFGKIKSCTLARDPTTGKHKGYGFIEYEKAQSSQDAVSSMNLFDLGGQYLRVGKAVTPPMPLLTPATPGGLPPAAAVAAAAATAKITAQEAVAGAAVLGTLATPGLVSPALTLAQPLGALPQAVMAAQAPGVITGVTPARPPIPVTIPSVGVVNPILASPPTLGLLEPKKEKEEEELFPESERPEMLSEQEHMSISGSSARHMVMQKLLRKQESTVMVLRNMVDPKDIDDDLEGEVTEECGKFGAVNRVIIYQEKQGEEEDAEIIVKIFVEFSVASETHKAIQALNGRWFAGRKVVAEVYDQERFDNSDLSA
- the PUF60 gene encoding poly(U)-binding-splicing factor PUF60 isoform X2, whose protein sequence is MATATIALQVNGQQGGGSEPAAAAAAAAAAVAAVVAAGDKWKPSQGTDSIKMENGQSTAAKLGLPPLTPEQQEALQKAKKYAMEQSIKSVLVKQTIAHQQQQLTNLQMAAQRQRALAIMCRVYVGSIYYELGEDTIRQAFAPFGPIKSIDMSWDSVTMKHKGFAFVEYEVPEAAQLALEQMNSVMLGGRNIKVGRPSNIGQAQPIIDQLAEEARAFNRIYVASVHQDLSDDDIKSVFEAFGKIKSCTLARDPTTGKHKGYGFIEYEKAQSSQDAVSSMNLFDLGGQYLRVGKAVTPPMPLLTPATPGGLPPAAAVAAAAATAKITAQEAVAGAAVLGTLATPGLVSPALTLAQPLGALPQAVMAAQAPGVITGVTPARPPIPVTIPSVGVVNPILASPPTLGLLEPKKEKEEEELFPESERPEMLSEQEHMSISGSSARHMVMQKLLRKQESTVMVLRNMVDPKDIDDDLEGEVTEECGKFGAVNRVIIYQEKQGEEEDAEIIVKIFVEFSVASETHKAIQALNGRWFAGRKVVAEVYDQERFDNSDLSA
- the PUF60 gene encoding poly(U)-binding-splicing factor PUF60 isoform X1 — encoded protein: MATATIALQVNGQQGGGSEPAAAAAAAAAAVAAVVAAGDKWKPSQGTDSIKMENGQSTAAKLGLPPLTPEQQEALQKAKKYAMEQSIKSVLVKQTIAHQQQQLTNLQMAAVTMGFGDPLSPLQSMAAQRQRALAIMCRVYVGSIYYELGEDTIRQAFAPFGPIKSIDMSWDSVTMKHKGFAFVEYEVPEAAQLALEQMNSVMLGGRNIKVGRPSNIGQAQPIIDQLAEEARAFNRIYVASVHQDLSDDDIKSVFEAFGKIKSCTLARDPTTGKHKGYGFIEYEKAQSSQDAVSSMNLFDLGGQYLRVGKAVTPPMPLLTPATPGGLPPAAAVAAAAATAKITAQEAVAGAAVLGTLATPGLVSPALTLAQPLGALPQAVMAAQAPGVITGVTPARPPIPVTIPSVGVVNPILASPPTLGLLEPKKEKEEEELFPESERPEMLSEQEHMSISGSSARHMVMQKLLRKQESTVMVLRNMVDPKDIDDDLEGEVTEECGKFGAVNRVIIYQEKQGEEEDAEIIVKIFVEFSVASETHKAIQALNGRWFAGRKVVAEVYDQERFDNSDLSA
- the PUF60 gene encoding poly(U)-binding-splicing factor PUF60 isoform X4, which translates into the protein MATATIALGTDSIKMENGQSTAAKLGLPPLTPEQQEALQKAKKYAMEQSIKSVLVKQTIAHQQQQLTNLQMAAQRQRALAIMCRVYVGSIYYELGEDTIRQAFAPFGPIKSIDMSWDSVTMKHKGFAFVEYEVPEAAQLALEQMNSVMLGGRNIKVGRPSNIGQAQPIIDQLAEEARAFNRIYVASVHQDLSDDDIKSVFEAFGKIKSCTLARDPTTGKHKGYGFIEYEKAQSSQDAVSSMNLFDLGGQYLRVGKAVTPPMPLLTPATPGGLPPAAAVAAAAATAKITAQEAVAGAAVLGTLATPGLVSPALTLAQPLGALPQAVMAAQAPGVITGVTPARPPIPVTIPSVGVVNPILASPPTLGLLEPKKEKEEEELFPESERPEMLSEQEHMSISGSSARHMVMQKLLRKQESTVMVLRNMVDPKDIDDDLEGEVTEECGKFGAVNRVIIYQEKQGEEEDAEIIVKIFVEFSVASETHKAIQALNGRWFAGRKVVAEVYDQERFDNSDLSA